CGCTCCGATCCCATCTTGGCTTCGTCCTTGCGGTCGAGACTTTCGTGGAAAGTGGCTTTCTGCGTCAAGGCCTGCGCTCCTTTGAGCGGTATGTCTACTATGGCCGCCCTTCCTGAGCAAGGTCACAAGCGGCGCAGGCGGACGGCGAAGAAGCCATCCATGCCCTGGCTGGGCAGAGTTCGCAGGTCCCCCGCCGGGGTCAGGAGTTCGTACCGCCCTCCGACCTCTTCCGCCCGCAAGCGGACCCGCTCCACCGGCAGGTGCGGCACCAGATGGGCCGGCCCTTCGTCAGGCTGCAGGGAACAGGAGCAATAGACGATCATACCGCCCGGCTTGACCATTTCCACGGCCGCCGCCAACAGCCGCGCCTGGGCCTGGGCCATTTTCGCCACGTCCTCGGGCCGCTTGAGCCGGGCGACGTCGGGATGGCGGCGAATGGTACCGGTGGCCGAACAGGGGGCGTCCAGCAGGACGGCATCGGCCGGGGCCGCGGGCCGCCAGGTTTCCCCGTCGGCCGCCACCAGATCGGCGTCCAGATGCAGGCGGTCCAGGTTCTCGCGCACGCGAAGAAGGCGGGGGGCCGAACGGTCGATGGCCGTCACCCGGGCCCCGGCGGCGGCCAATTGCGCCGTCTTGCCCCCCGGCGCGGCACAAAGGTCGATCACGGCCCTTCCGGCGACATCGCCCAGCAGACGGACGGGCAGGGCGGCGGCGGCGTCCTGGACCCACCAAGCGCCCTCGGCAAAGCCCGGCAGATCCTGGACGGCACCCCCGGCCGTCCGGCGCAAGGAACCGGTCGGCAGGATATCGGCTTCCAGCTTCGCGGCCCAGGCGGCCGGGTCGCCCTTGGCCGTGATGTCCAACGGGGCCTCGGCCAGATGGGCGTCGGCAATGTGGCGAGTCGTCTCTTCCCCATAGGTCGCGACCCAGGAATCCCAGAGCCAGTCCGGGGTGTTCAGGCAGGGCGCATCCTGTCCGGCGATCAAGGCGGCGCCCTCGCGCTGCAGGCGCCGCAGCACCGCGTTTATCAGCGCCTTGAAGCCGCCCAGGCGGGCATCGCCGGCCGTCAGGCGCACCGAGGTATCCAGCGCCGCATGGGCCGGCACGTCCAGGAACAGCAGCTGGGCGACGCCTAAGCGCAAGATGTCGCGCGCCCCCGCCGCCTTGGCCGGAAGGGGCTTATCCAGGCAGCCGGCGATCAGGGCGTCGATCTGGCCCAGGCGGCGAAGCACGGTGGCGACCAGCAGGCGGGCGAAGCCGCGGTCGCGCGTCGACAAGGCCGCGAGCCCCCGATGGGAATCCAGCGATTCGTCAAGAGGCCGGTGGCGGTCGAGCACGGCGGCCAAAAGATCGAGGGCGGCGGCGCGGGCGGCGATGTCGGAAGCCATGCCCCTCTCATGCCTCGCATTGGATTTGACCGCAAGCCCTTCGCTGCCTACTCTTCGGTCATGGACAGAATTCTGGTCACCGGTGCCGACGGCTTCATCGGCTCGCACGTGGTGGAACGCCTCGTCGCCGAGGGGTACGAGGTGCGGGCCTTCGTTCTCTACAATTCCTTCAATTCCTGGGGCTGGCTGGACCATTCCCCGCCTGCGGTGAAGAAGTCCATCCAGGTCTTCGCCGGCGACGTCCGCGATCCCCACGGGGTGCGCGAATCCATGAAGGGCTGCGACACGGTGCTGCACTTGGCGGCCTTGATCGCCATCCCCTATTCCTACCATTCGCCCGCCACCTACGTGGAAACCAACATCGCGGGGACGCTCAACGTTCTGCAAGCGGCCCGCGACCAAGGC
This genomic interval from Magnetospirillum sp. WYHS-4 contains the following:
- a CDS encoding MFS transporter, whose product is MASDIAARAAALDLLAAVLDRHRPLDESLDSHRGLAALSTRDRGFARLLVATVLRRLGQIDALIAGCLDKPLPAKAAGARDILRLGVAQLLFLDVPAHAALDTSVRLTAGDARLGGFKALINAVLRRLQREGAALIAGQDAPCLNTPDWLWDSWVATYGEETTRHIADAHLAEAPLDITAKGDPAAWAAKLEADILPTGSLRRTAGGAVQDLPGFAEGAWWVQDAAAALPVRLLGDVAGRAVIDLCAAPGGKTAQLAAAGARVTAIDRSAPRLLRVRENLDRLHLDADLVAADGETWRPAAPADAVLLDAPCSATGTIRRHPDVARLKRPEDVAKMAQAQARLLAAAVEMVKPGGMIVYCSCSLQPDEGPAHLVPHLPVERVRLRAEEVGGRYELLTPAGDLRTLPSQGMDGFFAVRLRRL